In Musa acuminata AAA Group cultivar baxijiao chromosome BXJ2-8, Cavendish_Baxijiao_AAA, whole genome shotgun sequence, one genomic interval encodes:
- the LOC135620233 gene encoding plant UBX domain-containing protein 1-like encodes MASKRARLSTSVEAESARAKLEVVAAELGHEIRVFLATSQTKHATLTTSNEDDADDFYDLTAEDYYNLMSSRAESQIMKTQKMREAEAVASRERLTKAVIRVRFPDDYILEAKFQPSETIQTLVNLLVKVVAQPNLPFYLFTTPPKQQIADLSKDFYSAGFAPGANVYFSYDVPESHGLYTNEPFLREDIRILSTLDLGQEQIDLKYVAPKPALLEAASVVVNAKPVVVRSTKPKWFRR; translated from the exons ATGGCCTCCAAGCGTGCGAGGCTCTCCACATCCGTGGAAGCCGAGAGTGCTCGG GCAAAGCTTGAAGTGGTGGCTGCTGAGCTGGGGCATGAAATCCGTGTGTTCTTGGCAACATCTCAGACGAAACATGCTACATTGACTACGTCTAATG AAGATGATGCAGATGACTTCTACGATTTAACTGCCGAGGATTATTATAACCTCATGTCAAGTAGAG CTGAGTCTCAGATTATGAAGACCCAGAAGATGCGAGAAGCAGAAGCAGTTGCTAGTAGAGAAAGATTAACTAAG GCAGTGATTAGGGTCCGCTTCCCTGATGACTATATTCTGGAGGCAAAGTTTCAGCCATCTGAGACCATTCAAACTTTAGTGAATCTTCTTGTGAAAGTTGTTGCTCAACCCAACTTGCCATTCTATTTAT TTACCACTCCACCAAAGCAACAAATTGCAGATTTATCAAAGGATTTTTACTCAGCTGGTTTTGCTCCTGGTGCTAATGTTTACTTCTCCTATGATGTTCCAG AGTCTCATGGTTTGTATACCAATGAACCTTTTCTACGTGAAGACATCCGCATTTTGAGCACACTGGATCTCGGTCAGGAACAGATTGATCTCAAGTATGTTGCACCAAAACCTGCTTTGTTGGAGGCTGCCTCTGTCGTCGTCAATGCGAAACCAGTGGTGGTGAGGTCAACTAAACCAAAATGGTTTAGGCGCTAA
- the LOC135620234 gene encoding serine/threonine protein phosphatase 2A 57 kDa regulatory subunit B' theta isoform-like has protein sequence MPRSMIKQFLSRLPRKQSKSGDKRDSLAGVSPPSSTSSTSSRDGDLPSSRVTILPPGLDPGLDHPANQIPAVMSEPNGGSVVLAYEALPSFKDVPSSERQSLFIKKLNLCCAVFDFTDATKNLKEKDIKRQTLQDLVDYVASSNAKFSESVMQEIIKMISINLFRTFTSPPREYKVLQSLDLEEDEPVMDPAWPHLHLVYDLFLRFLQSPETDAKLAKRYIDHSFVLKLLDLFDSEDVREREYLKTILHRIYGKFMVHRPFIRKSINNIFYQFIFETEKHNGIAELLEVLGSIINGFALPLKEEHKLFLVRALIPLHKPKCMGMYHQQLSYCITQFIEKDCKLADTVIRGLLKFWPITNSSKEVMFLGELEEILDATQPAEFQRCMIPLFHQIARCLNSSHFQVAERALFLWNNDHIENLIKQNVKVLLPIIFPALERNAKSHWNQAVQSLTLNVSKFFSDNDPELFAKCLKKFEEDEVKGKEIQSKREVTWKRLEEIAATKAVSNEPVLIPHIIRSPV, from the exons atgcctcgAAGCATGATTAAGCAGTTTTTGAGTCGGCTTCCCCGCAAGCAGTCAAAGTCAGGCGATAAACGGGATTCACTTGCTGGAGTGAGTCCGCCATCATCGACTTCTTCAACCAGTTCAAGAGATGGGGACTTGCCAAGCAGCAGAGTCACAATTCTCCCTCctggtttggatcctgggttagaccATCCAGCCAATCAAATCCCTGCTGTTATGTCAGAGCCAAATGGTGGTTCAGTCGTCCTGGCCTATGAAGCATTGCCGAGCTTCAAAGATGTCCCAAGCTCCGAGAGGCAGagcttattcataaaaaaattgaacTTGTGTTGTGCTGTGTTTGACTTCACGGATGCAACAAAGAACTTGAAAGAGAAGGACATCAAACGGCAGACTCTGCAAGATCTTGTTGACTATGTGGCATCATCCAATGCAAAGTTTTCGGAGAGTGTTATGCAAGAAATCATAAAGATGATATCCATAAACTTGTTTAGGACTTTCACTTCCCCGCCTCGTGAGTACAAAGTTTTGCAATCCCTTGATTTGGAGGAAGACGAACCTGTAATGGACCCTGCATGGCCACACTTGCATCTTGTTTATGACTTGTTTTTAAGATTCCTTCAATCTCCTGAGACGGATGCTAAGCTGGCAAAAAGATATATTGATCATTCCTTTGTTCTTAAGCTGCTCGATCTCTTTGACTCAGAAGATGTTAGAGAGAGGGAATACTTAAAGACAATTCTTCACCGTATCTATGGAAAATTTATGGTTCACCGGCCATTCATAAGGAAATCTATTAATAACATTTTTTACCAGTTTATCTTTGAAACTGAGAAACACAATGGCATTGCAGAGCTGCTGGAGGTGCTTGGAAGTATCATTAATGGTTTTGCATTACCTTTAAAAGAAGAGCATAAATTATTTCTTGTCCGAGCGTTAATCCCACTTCATAAACCAAAATGCATGGGCATGTACCATCAGCAGTTATCATACTGCATCACTCAATTTATTGAAAAAGATTGCAAGCTTGCAGATACCGTCATACGGGGCTTGCTGAAATTTTGGCCAATTACAAATAGTTCAAAGGAAGTTATGTTTTTGGGAGAATTAGAAGAGATATTGGATGCAACTCAGCCTGCAGAGTTCCAGCGATGTATGATACCACTATTCCATCAGATAGCCCGCTGCTTGAATAGTTctcattttcag GTGGCTGAGAGGGCATTGTTCCTATGGAATAATGATCATATCGAAAACTTGATCAAACAAAATGTCAAGGTCCTATTACCCATAATCTTTCCTGCGCTCGAAAGAAATGCCAAAAGCCACTGGAATCAAGCTGTCCAGAGCTTGACGTTAAATGTGAGCAAGTTTTTCTCTGATAATGATCCTGAGCTTTTTGCCAAGTGCTTGAAGAAGTTTGAGGAAGATGAAGTTAAAGGCAAAGAGATCCAATCAAAACGAGAAGTGACATGGAAACGCCTTGAAGAAATTGCCGCTACAAAAGCTGTGAGCAATGAACCTGTGCTTATTCCACACATCATACGCAGTCCAGTTTAA